A genomic stretch from Camelus dromedarius isolate mCamDro1 chromosome 10, mCamDro1.pat, whole genome shotgun sequence includes:
- the LOC105095966 gene encoding interferon omega-1 — MTNFQALEEKESPKWGTSSWSLPVARSVSCLMALVMLFPSPVPSILCGLPQSLDLGKQDTFTDLDQMGTTSLLSCLKYRIAFKFPQEQVDGSQLQKAQAISVLHEMLQQIFNLFHAERSSAAWDTTLLDNLRTGLHPQLKDLDTCLVQVMGEQDSAQGRVGPTLAVKSYFQGIHLFLKEKTDSDCAWEIVQLEIRSYFLFINKLIGKLRE; from the exons ATGACAAATTTCCAGGCCCTTGAAGAGAAGGAAAGTCCAAAATGGGGAA CTTCCTCATGGAGCTTACCAGTGGCTCGTTCAGTCTCTTGCCTGATGGCACTGGTGATGCTcttccccagccctgtcccctccATTCTCTGTGGCCTGCCTCAGAGCCTGGACTTGGGAAAGCAGGACACGTTCACAGATCTGGACCAAATGGGGACAAcctctcttctttcctgtctGAAGTACAGGATTGCTTTCAAATTCCCTCAGGAGCAGGTGGATGGCAGCCAGCTCCAGAAGGCCCAGGCCATCTCTGTCCTCCACGAGATGCTCCAGCAGATCTTCAACCTCTTCCATGCAGAGCGCTCCTCTGCTGCCTGGGACACCACCCTCCTGGACAATCTCCGCACTGGACTCCATCCGCAGCTGAAGGACCTGGACACCTGTTTGGTGCAGGTGATGGGAGAGCAAGACTCTGCCCAGGGAAGGGTGGGCCCTACACTGGCCGTGAAGAGCTACTTCCAGGGAATCCATCTCTTCCtgaaagagaagacagacagtGACTGCGCCTGGGAAATTGTCCAACTGGAAATCAGGAGttactttcttttcattaacAAGCTCATAGGAAAACTCAGGGAGTAA
- the LOC105095932 gene encoding interferon alpha-14 translates to MALPVSALLALVMLCSSVSCSLGCELLWSHGNPETDTLLKQMGRISIWSCLKDRTDFRFPETLVDGNQVEKTQAIDVMHKMLQQTFNLFSTSDAAAAWDKTLRKRFLAVLDLQLDGLEPCLSEEKKVGQSSLGSENSSLAVKSYFEGISLYLKEKKYSLCAWEVVRVEIRNRLVLVNKLIGKLRK, encoded by the coding sequence ATGGCCCTCCCAGTCTCTGCGTTGTTGGCCCTGGTGATGCTGTGTTCCAGCGTCTCTTGCTCCCTGGGGTGTGAGCTGCTGTGGAGCCATGGCAACCCAGAAACCGACACACTTTTGAAGCAAATGGGGAGAATCTCCATTTGGTCCTGTCTGAAGGATAGGACTGACTTCAGATTTCCTGAGACACTTGTGGATGGGAACCAGGTTGAGAAAACACAAGCCATAGATGTCATGCATAAGATGCTCCAGCAGACCTTCAACCTCTTCAGCACAAGTGACGCTGCAGCGGCTTGGGACAAGACCCTCCGGAAGAGATTCCTCGCGGTACTTGATCTGCAGCTGGATGGTCTGGAGCCATGCTTGTCGGAGGAAAAGAAGGTGGGACAGTCATCCCTGGGAAGCGAGAATTCCAGCCTGGCTGTGAAGAGTTACTTCGAAGGAATCAGTCTCtacctgaaagagaaaaaatacagcCTCTGTGCCTGGGAGGTGGTCAGGGTGGAAATCAGAAATCGGTTGGTCCTTGTTAACAAGCTCATCGGAAAACTCAGGAAATAA